A genome region from Sander vitreus isolate 19-12246 chromosome 21, sanVit1, whole genome shotgun sequence includes the following:
- the LOC144536397 gene encoding homeobox protein Hox-D3-like, with protein sequence MEMQKTSATQNTPKHHDFFFNESLVEDVSGFGCAAAHQQLAQVETFERTFPKRSKQQNPKFPVSKKIFPWMKESRHSNQKPGMRIADCTVNEKCPSATPPASKRTRTAYTSAQLVELEKEFHFSRYLCKPRRVEMASLLNLHERQIKIWFQNRRMKQKKDEREQGLATPPSSPSAPGSPTLSSLGYVHLGGDYQPASPLLKSQQHHQSQAAYPAEYSKYPAPGFTHEPQFNVQYDTHTTSRTTDPNVHLNGSFFSQSCTQDRIMQAPKLTHL encoded by the exons ATGGAAATGCAGAAAACCAGTGCGACCCAAAACACCCCAAAACACCACGACTTCTTCTTCAACGAGTCTTTGGTCGAGGATGTCAGCGGGTTTGGGTGCGCAGCCGCACACCAACAATTGGCGCAAGTGGAGACGTTTGAGCGCACGTTTCCCAAGAGGTCAAAACAGCAAAACCCCAAGTTTCCTGTGAGCAAAAAGATTTTCCCCTGGATGAAAGAGTCCAGACACTCAAATCAGAAACCCGGCATGAGAATCGCAG ACTGCACCGTCAACGAGAAGTGTCCAAGCGCGACCCCGCCGGCCTCCAAGAGGACGCGCACCGCGTACACGAGCGCGCAACTGGTGGAGCTGGAGAAGGAGTTCCACTTCAGCCGCTACCTGTGCAAACCGCGGCGGGTGGAGATGGCCAGCCTGCTCAACCTCCACGAGAGGCAGATCAAGATTTGGTTTCAGAACCGCAGGATGAAGCAGAAGAAGGACGAGAGAGAGCAGGGCCTCGCCACCCCCCCGTCCTCCCCCTCCGCCCCGGGCAGCCCCACTCTGTCGAGCCTGGGTTATGTCCATCTGGGCGGGGATTACCAGCCGGCCTCCCCTCTGCTCAAGTCCCAACAACACCACCAGTCCCAGGCAGCGTACCCGGCAGAATACTCCAAATATCCAGCTCCAGGCTTCACGCACGAGCCGCAGTTTAATGTGCAGTACGACACGCACACCACCTCACGCACAACAGACCCAAATGTGCATCTTAACGGGTCATTTTTCTCACAAAGCTGCACTCAGGACAGAATCATGCAAGCTCCAAAACTGACTCATCTGTAG
- the hoxb1b gene encoding homeobox protein Hox-B1b — protein MNSYLDYPVCNRGANIFSAKAGYHNLNHGYMSSNSCATSDSYAPDGRLVASTSAPHQTPSLPLHPHQTHVNLDLQFATPGSSMYGSPLEYGHHQYGLAPEQDRSFIHAQVSPLGTNMASYTGDSCGPGVATGSQYLHFGNGDQRQQEYPESVYTRLPPQSREKDLDHVEETSKTFDWMKVKRNPPKTAVHSEFGVPGQHNVIRTNFTTKQLTELEKEFHFNKYLTRARRVEVAASLELNETQVKIWFQNRRMKQKKREKLGCVLVNTPAPVEKLSGPDTSPKGKGKDCEP, from the exons ATGAACTCCTACTTAGACTACCCCGTGTGTAACCGGGGAGCAAATATTTTCAGTGCCAAGGCCGGATACCACAATTTAAACCATGGATACATGTCGTCCAACTCGTGCGCAACAAGTGATAGTTACGCACCGGACGGGCGTTTAGTTGCTTCAACTTCTGCGCCACACCAGACACCGAGCCTCCCTCTGCACCCCCACCAGACACACGTGAACCTGGATCTGCAGTTTGCAACACCTGGAAGCTCCATGTATGGCTCACCTCTGGAGTACGGACATCACCAGTACGGCCTCGCACCCGAGCAGGACCGAAGCTTCATTCATGCGCAAGTCTCACCCCTCGGAACAAACATGGCTTCCTACACCGGGGACAGTTGTGGGCCTGGAGTCGCAACAGGCAGCCAGTATCTACATTTTGGAAACGGAGATCAGAGGCAGCAAGAATATCCAGAAAGTGTTTACACAAGGTTACCGCCCCAAAGTAGGGAGAAGGATTTGGACCATGTGGAGGAAACTTCTAAAACATTTGACTGGATGAAAGTGAAGCGGAATCCACCTAAAACAG CTGTCCACTCGGAGTTCGGGGTCCCCGGCCAGCACAACGTGATCCGCACCAACTTCACCACCAAGCAACTCACCGAGCTGGAGAAAGAGTTCCACTTCAACAAATACCTGACGCGGGCACGGAGGGTGGAGGTGGCCGCCAGTCTGGAGCTCAACGAGACGCAGGTGAAAATTTGGTTTCAGAACCGCAGGATGAAGCAGAAGAAACGCGAGAAACTGGGCTGCGTTTTGGTAAACACTCCGGCACCTGTGGAGAAACTCTCCGGCCCTGACACCTCTccaaagggaaaagggaaagacTGTGAACCATGA